In the Urocitellus parryii isolate mUroPar1 chromosome 10, mUroPar1.hap1, whole genome shotgun sequence genome, one interval contains:
- the Rrh gene encoding visual pigment-like receptor peropsin, producing MLKNNLDNSSDLKNEDGSVFSQTEHNIVATYLILAGVISILSNLIVLGIFIKYKELRTPTNAIIINLAFTDIGVSSIGYPMSAASDLYGSWKFGYTGCQIYAGLNIFFGMASIGLLTVVAVDRYLTICRPDVGRRMTTTTYVSMILGAWINGLFWAMMPITGWAGYAPDPTGATCTINWRKNDTSFVSYTMTVIAVNFIVPLTVMFYCYYHVTRSIKHHAASNCTAYLNRDWSDQVDVTKMSVIMILMFLVAWSPYSIVCLWASFGNPKKIPPSMAIIAPLFAKSSTFYNPCIYVAANKRFRRAMFAMFKCQTHQAMPVTSVLPMDVSQSPRASGRI from the exons ATGCTAAAGAATAATTTAGATAACAGTTCAGACTTAAAAAATGAAGATGGCTCTGTCTTTTCGCAGACTGAACACAACATTGTTGCAACTTACTTGATTCTGGCAG GTGTGATAAGTATTCTCAGCAACCTAATAGTTCTGGGCATCTTCATTAAGTACAAGGAACTTCGGACACCTACGAATGCAATCATTATTAACCTGGCTTTCACTGATATAGGGGTCAGTAGTATTGGCTATCCCATGTCTGCTGCTTCCGATCTGTATGGAAGTTGGAAATTTGGATATACAGGCTGTCAG atttATGCTGGATTGAATATCTTTTTTGGAATGGCAAGCATTGGATTGCTCACAGTGGTGGCCGTGGATAGATACCTGACCATCTGTCGCCCGGATGTGG GGAGAAGAATGACCACCACCACTTATGTCAGCATGATTCTGGGGGCCTGGATCAATGGCCTGTTCTGGGCTATGATGCCCATCACAGGGTGGGCCGGTTATGCCCCAGATCCTACTGGGGCTACCTGTACCATaaattggaggaaaaatgatAC ATCTTTTGTGTCTTACACGATGACAGTGATTGCAGTAAATTTTATTGTGCCCTTGACAGTGATGTTTTATTGCTACTACCACGTCACTCGATCCATTAAACACCATGCTGCTAGTAACTGCACTGCATACCTAAACAGAGACTGGTCAGACCAAGTAGATGTAACAAAG atgtcTGTAATAATGATATTGATGTTTCTGGTGGCATGGTCTCCTTATTCAATTGTGTGCTTATGGGCTTCTTTTGGTAACCCAAAGAAGATTCCTCCTTCAATGGCCATCATAGCTCCACTGTTTGCAAAATCATCTACATTCTACAACCCTTGTATTTATGTGGCTGCTAATAAAAG GTTTCGGAGGGCTATGTTTGCCATGTTCAAATGTCAGACTCATCAAGCAATGCCTGTGACAAGCGTTTTACCAATGGATGTATCTCAAAGCCCACGGGCTTCTGGAAGAATCTGA
- the Lrit3 gene encoding leucine-rich repeat, immunoglobulin-like domain and transmembrane domain-containing protein 3 has protein sequence MLLFAHLCIVLSFLEVVRCSCPSQCTCDLRGRDDDSGSRLVLCNDLDMNQVPMNLPVDTSKLRIEKTVIRTIPAEAFYYLVELQYLWLAYNSVASIDPSSFYNLKQLHELRLDGNSLANFPWVSLRDMPHLRTLDLHNNRITSVPNEAVRYLKNLTYLDLSSNRLTTLPPDFLESWSHLATTPSRGPDLLPRRIILGLQDNPWFCDCHISKIIELSKVADPTVVLLDPMMVCSDPEHLSGILFQKAELEQCLKPSVMTSATQIMSALGSNVLLRCDATGYPTPRLTWTRSDSSPVNYTVIQESPEEGVRWSIISLTGISYKDAGDYKCKAKNLAGMTEAVVTVTVVGTVTTTIASDTSERRTGDQPEEEVQPEFGRLTSTSSSSSSSSSFSTSALSSASVASSSLSPVSIVSTTPGISASITRASRQPLQLRPDGKRKVKVEKWGSKLPPASDNKKGELALLDQAMPLETNATIEDLRVVIETKESVTLTWNTINTTHSAGLTVLYSKYGEKDLLLLNADPSKNQVTLDGLEPGRQYVACVCPKGVPPQKDQCITFSTDNVDEGDSQWSFLIVVTSTACVIVLPLICFLLYKVCKLQCKSESFWEDDLAKETYIQFETLSPRSQSLGELWTRRHRDDSEKLLLCSRSSVES, from the exons ATGCTTCTTTTTGCACATCTGTGCATTGTGCTCAGCTTTTTGGAAGTAGTGAGGTGTTCGTGTCCTTCTCAGTGCACCTGTGATCTTCGTGGCAGAGATGACGATTCAGGTTCAAG GTTGGTGCTATGTAATGACCTGGATATGAACCAAGTCCCTATGAACCTCCCTGTGGATACCTCAAAACTTCGCATAGAAAAAACCGTCATCCGCACAATTCCAGCTGAGGCCTTCTATTACCTGGTGGAGCTCCAGTACCTCTGGCTGGCTTACAATTCTGTGGCCAGCATTGACCCCAGCAGCTTTTACAACCTAAAGCAGCTGCATGAGTTGCGCTTGGACGGGAATTCTCTGGCCAACTTCCCCTGGGTATCTCTGCGGGACATGCCCCACCTGAGGACCCTGGATTTGCACAATAACAGAATCACCAGTGTGCCAAATGAGGCGGTCAGGTATCTGAAGAACCTCACCTACTTGGATTTATCAAGCAACAGACTAACCACACTGCCACCCGATTTCCTGGAGAGCTGGTCTCACTTAGCTACAACACCATCTAGAGGCCCAGATCTTTTACCAAGAAGAATTATTCTTG GTCTGCAGGACAACCCTTGGTTCTGTGACTGTCACATTTCCAAAATAATTGAGTTGTCAAAGGTTGCTGATCCGACCGTAGTGCTTCTTGACCCAATGATGGTGTGTAGTGACCCTGAGCATCTCTCAGGGATTTTGTTTCAGAAGGCTGAGTTGGAGCAGTGTCTGAAGCCATCCGTGATGACTTCGGCCACCCAAATCATGTCAGCTCTGGGAAGTAATGTTCTGCTGCGGTGTGATGCCACTGGCTACCCCACCCCACGGCTCACGTGGACCAGATCTGACAGCTCACCAGTTAATTATACAG taATTCAGGAGTCTCCAGAGGAAGGAGTCAGATGGTCCATAATAAGCTTGACAGGCATTTCTTACAAGGACGCTGGGGATTACAAATGTAAGGCCAAAAATTTGGCTGGGATGACAGAAGCTGTGGTTACCGTGACAGTGGTTGGCACTGTCACAACCACCATAGCATCAGACACTTCGGAAAGGAGAACTGGAGATCAGCCTGAGGAGGAGGTGCAACCGGAATTTGGAAGACTGACATCcacatcttcatcttcttcttcctcttcttctttttctacttctgcTTTGTCTTCTGCCTCTGTTGCATCTTCCTCTTTGTCTCCTGTCTCCATTGTTTCAACCACACCTGGCATTTCAGCAAGCATCACCAGGGCCAGCAGGCAGCCGCTCCAGCTCCGAccagatgggaaaagaaaagtaaaggtgGAGAAGTGGGGGAGCAAGCTTCCTCCTGCCAGTGACAATAAGAAAGGAGAGCTGGCATTGTTGGATCAAGCAATGCCCCTGGAGACCAATGCCACAATAGAAGACCTTAGGGTAGTCATCGAGACGAAAGAGAGTGTGACTTTAACCTGGAACACCATTAACACCACACATAGCGCTGGGCTGACTGTGCTATATTCCAAGTATGGTGAGAAGGATCTGCTGCTGTTGAATGCAGACCCCAGCAAGAACCAAGTAACCCTAGATGGCTTGGAGCCTGGAAGACAGTACGTGGCATGTGTCTGTCCAAAAGGAGTACCTCCCCAGAAGGACCAGTGCATCACATTTTCCACTGACAATGTCGACGAAGGTGATTCGCAATGGTCTTTCCTCATCGTGGTGACCAGTACTGCCTGTGTTATTGTCTTgccattaatttgttttttattgtataAAGTTTGCAAACTGCAATGTAAGTCAGAATCTTTCTGGGAAGATGATTTGGCAAAAGAGACTTATATCCAATTTGAGACCCTGTCGCCCAGGTCTCAAAGTCTAGGGGAGCTCTggacaagaaggcacagagacgaTTCAGAAAAGTTGCTGCTGTGTTCTAGGTCAAGTGTGGAATCTTAG